Genomic segment of Panicum virgatum strain AP13 chromosome 2K, P.virgatum_v5, whole genome shotgun sequence:
GGCATTTTATATCTTGAAGCAAGCCTGACTCACTTCCGATCACCAGGCACTTTAGCTTCAGTTTCAGAACCTAAACACTAAATCAACATTTCCTTGTGAAGTATAAGCTGATCCTAAATATTTGGTACATATCATTTCTTGACTAACTGAACTGCAACATTATTCTTTCCACTTTCTATATATGCAACCAGTGCATTATGTGAAGGCATAAACTCATCAGTTCTGGAGTATTCAAGAAGAGCATTAGTCCTTTGGCCTTCTGATACTCCAGGTTTCCCATAACAAGTTGCCAAATGGATGCAAGTAACTGTATCCGGCTTGAGCCCTAAATTATTCATCTGCATAAACAAACTGAAAGGTTTTTCCACCTTCCCGCAGGAAGCATAGACCTTGAAGCAAACGTTATATGCACATGCATCAATTGTCCACTCAGGCCTCAATAACTGCTCACAAATCTCTAGTGCAGCAGCATGCATGCCAGCTATGGAGAACAAAAATGCAAGAATAGCTTGCTTGGCAGAACTCTTGCCATCATTATATGCTGACTCTAACTGTAAAACTTCTTCTGCTGAAACATGGCCGTTCTGTAGTAGAGAAAAAATCATTCCAAAAGTTGAGGCATCTGGTGGGATGTTAGCCAAAATCATTTCCTGCACTAACTCTGCACAATCTCTAAGGTTGCCCTTGGCCACATAACAAGAGATAACAGCATTGTATGAAGCACAGTCAGATAGTAAGCCTGATTTCTGTAATTCGCATGCAACCTTAATGGACTCACTAAGCAAGCCCATACCCTTGTAAAGGTATACCATGGTAGTGTATGAAACACCATCTGCGTTGCTATTTCTCCTCAGGCTATCAAAGATTTCTTTTGCCTCAGTGACCATCCCCAGATTTGCATAAAGGTTTAGCATGGCATTGGAGGCAATAATGTCAGGGCCGCCATCCATGTTATTCATCCTTGAATACAAATTCTGTGCTTCCTTCCAGCAATTGTATTTGCTGTAGGCTTTAATAAGAGAAGTTAGAACAACCTGGTTTGGAGAGATTCCAGATTCTTCCAACAAATTACTATAGTGCAGTGCTTCCTTAACATTTCCTGTCTCTGCAAACATATCAATCAATAGTCCATAAACAATGACATTTGGCTCAACACCACAGGACTTCATTTCATTGAACAGGCTTATGGCCTCCGGTACCAAACAATGGTGGGAATAACTTCTAATGACAGCAGAGTATGTCTCACACTTCGGTTCAAATCCTGCATCTTTCATTTTACCTAATAGTTTCTTAGCTCTCTGTGGAAATCCACCAACAGAAAACATTTGAATCAAGGAATTATATGTGCACTCATCTGGCGAAACACCATACCCCTCCATGCTCTCAAGCAGAGAAGAAACTCTATCATACTGCTTTGCCCGACCATAAGCCTTTACCATCACATTATACTCGATTATGTCCTTGTTGTTCCCATCTCCTCCTCTAGACAAGAAAATATGCTCGGCTTCTTCCCACAGACCTTTTACTGCAAAAGCATCTATCATGGCAGCAAAATTCTTGGATGAAACCCCTTTACCTCTGCAGTGCCTCTCAAAGAATGTGTTTGCTTCATCAAGCAATCCTAGATCAACATACATCTTGATGACAACAGGCAGGGACTGCTCATGaacagaaccacctgaattcaGAGTCCCTTCAATCACATCTTCTGCTTCACGCACCATCTTCCTCTTACATAGCACCTGCAGCACAATCCTAGAGCTCACAGCATCCACATGTAGCCCTGCCTTCCCAATTTGGCGGTAGTACTTCAGAACTCCATCTAAATCTCCAATTGATGCAAATACAGTCATCATCACATTGTATGTCTTTGTGTCATGATTGATACCCCTAACTACCATGCTGGCAAACAGAGCCTCCGCCTGTGCCGTGTTGCCAGCTAACCCAAATATGTTGATCAATGTGTTGAATGTATACTTGTCTGGCATAACCCCATGAGCCGGCATATCCAGAAACATGTCCAGCGCGTCCTTCAGCCTCCCAGCCTTCCCATACAGATCAATCAGCGTGTTATACGTTGCCACAAGCTTCGGCTTCCTAGGACCTCCATCAATGGCTAGTGCACCAGAAGCAAAGTTGTCGTCACAGATGTCAGCAAGCAAGAACTGCATCGGGCAGTCGGAATCAATCGCGATGCCGTCAAGATCAAGAAAGTCAACCTCGAACCTGCCGTCACACCAATTGCGGAAGAGGGCGAGCGCGTCGGCGTAGCGGCCCTTGTCCTTGAGGACGCGGACGAAGGTGTTCATGGAGACCTCGTCGGGCGCGACGCCCTGGGCGCGCATGTGCCGGAGCAGCAGGAGGGCTCCCCGCGCCAACCCGGCCTTGGCGAGCGCGTCGGCGAGGGCCGCGTAGGCCGGATTGGAGGGCGGGAGGGCCATCCCGAGCCAGACGCGCCGGAGCTCGGcccaccggcgcgcgcgggcgaggtggcggaggaggacggcgtcGTGGACGGGGTTGGGGGCGTACCCGGGGAGCGCGCGCAGGCGATCGAAGAGGTCCAGAGCGCGGCGCCAGAAGCGCTGCCGCGAGAGGAGGGAGGTCTGCTCCCGCGGGGACATGGCGGACAGTGCCTCATCGGAAGGGtggagggcggaggcggcggggctggGGAAGGAGCTGGAGGGGGTGCTGGAGGAAGAGAGGGAAGGTGGCGGGAGCAGGCGGGGGAGGTGGATACGGGAGGCGGCGgggggatgaggagggaagCGGCCGGAGCGGGCGCCGGCCGTCGGTGCCGCGCCGGCTCcggtgacggcggcgccggcggccggcgggcagtGGGGAAGGGGAGGCATC
This window contains:
- the LOC120687648 gene encoding pentatricopeptide repeat-containing protein At1g73710-like — translated: MPPLPHCPPAAGAAVTGAGAAPTAGARSGRFPPHPPAASRIHLPRLLPPPSLSSSSTPSSSFPSPAASALHPSDEALSAMSPREQTSLLSRQRFWRRALDLFDRLRALPGYAPNPVHDAVLLRHLARARRWAELRRVWLGMALPPSNPAYAALADALAKAGLARGALLLLRHMRAQGVAPDEVSMNTFVRVLKDKGRYADALALFRNWCDGRFEVDFLDLDGIAIDSDCPMQFLLADICDDNFASGALAIDGGPRKPKLVATYNTLIDLYGKAGRLKDALDMFLDMPAHGVMPDKYTFNTLINIFGLAGNTAQAEALFASMVVRGINHDTKTYNVMMTVFASIGDLDGVLKYYRQIGKAGLHVDAVSSRIVLQVLCKRKMVREAEDVIEGTLNSGGSVHEQSLPVVIKMYVDLGLLDEANTFFERHCRGKGVSSKNFAAMIDAFAVKGLWEEAEHIFLSRGGDGNNKDIIEYNVMVKAYGRAKQYDRVSSLLESMEGYGVSPDECTYNSLIQMFSVGGFPQRAKKLLGKMKDAGFEPKCETYSAVIRSYSHHCLVPEAISLFNEMKSCGVEPNVIVYGLLIDMFAETGNVKEALHYSNLLEESGISPNQVVLTSLIKAYSKYNCWKEAQNLYSRMNNMDGGPDIIASNAMLNLYANLGMVTEAKEIFDSLRRNSNADGVSYTTMVYLYKGMGLLSESIKVACELQKSGLLSDCASYNAVISCYVAKGNLRDCAELVQEMILANIPPDASTFGMIFSLLQNGHVSAEEVLQLESAYNDGKSSAKQAILAFLFSIAGMHAAALEICEQLLRPEWTIDACAYNVCFKVYASCGKVEKPFSLFMQMNNLGLKPDTVTCIHLATCYGKPGVSEGQRTNALLEYSRTDEFMPSHNALVAYIESGKNNVAVQLVKK